The Moorella glycerini genomic interval CCCGGGCCTGGCGGTAATAATCCTCCATGAAGGCATAGGTGCGGATATCCCGGTAAAGGACGTAAATTGTCGCCTCGGGATTGCGGGCTTTAATGGCCAGGGCGTTTTTAATGGTCTGGGCACAGCAGGTGCGGCTGCAGTAGGGACGCTCGCCATCCCGGGAACCCACGCACTGGATGAAAACCACCTGTTTGTTTTTCTCAGCATTCCAGGAACCGTCGGCCAGGGCCTGCTCCAGCTGGGTATTGGTTACCACCCGCTCGTCCTGGCCATAGAGGTAGGCGCCGGTTTTTAATTCCTGGCTGCCGGTGGCGACGATTACCACGCCGTGTTCCAGTTGCAGGGTCCGGCGCAGGTGTTCTTTACCGGGTTCACCAAGGGAAATGGTGGTGGTAAAGTGTCCTTGGTGGCCGCCGAAGTCTTCCAGGCGGGCACCGGTGTACACCTGAATGCGGGGGGAGGCCTGGACTTTGGCAATCAAGTCTTTTAACAGGGCCTGCAGGTCTTCCCCTTCCAGGGTGGTCCGCAAATGCCGGACCTGTCCACCCAGCTCGGCTTCCCGTTCGACGATAATGGCGTCAAACCCCTGCTCGGCGATATTTAACGCCGCCGTAAGGCCGGCTATGCCGCCGCCGATGATCAGGGCCTTCTGGACTACCGGTACCGGTTGCAGGTGTAAGGCTTCATGGCGTTTAACCTTGGCTACCGCCATCCGTACCAGGTCAATGGCCTTTAAAGTGGCGCTGGCCGGTTCGTTGCGGTGTACCCAGGAACACTGGTCGCGGATATTGGCCATTTCAAAGTAGAACTGGTTTAAGCCGGCCTCCCTTAAGGCTTCCCGGAAAAGGGGCTGGTGGGTGCGAATGGTGCAGGAGGCCACTACCACCCGGTTCAGGTTGTATTCCTGGATGGCGTCTTTAATCTTCTTCAGGGTGTCCTGGGAACAGGTGTAGAGGTTATCCTCGGCATGGACCACTCCTGGGAGTTTGGCGGCAGCCTCTACTACCGCCTTGACGTCGACTACACCGGCGATATTAATGCCGCAGTGGCAGATAAAGACACCCACCCGTGGTTCTTCCCGGCTCACGTCCCTCTCCGGCGGGTATTCCTTGGGCGTGACCAGGGTATTGCGGCCCGGGGCTATGGCGGCACCGGCTAAAGAGGCGGCAGCGCTGGCATTGACTACCGTTTCCGGGATGTCCCGGGGACCCTGGAAGACGCCGGCCACATAAACACCCGGCCGGGTAGTGGCCACCGGTTGCAGGGGTAAGGTTCTGGCAAAGCCATAAGGATTAAGCTCAATACCGGCAACGGCCGCCAGTTTTTCCGCTCCGGCCGGTGGCCTGACGCCTACCGCTAAAACAACCATGTCAAACTCTTCCCGGATTATCCTGCCGTCGGCATAGTACTGGATGGTAAGGTTTCTGGTTTGCGGGTCTTCTTCCACCCGGGAAATCATAGCCCGTACATAACGTACCCCGGCGGCTTTAGCCGCTTCGACGTAGCGGTCAAAGTTTTTACCGTAGGCGCGGATATCCAGGTAAAAAATGGTCGGCTCAATATTGGCGTCATGTTCCCGGGCGATGATGGCTTCTTTGGTGGAATACATGCAGCAGATGGCCGAGCAGTAAGGGCTGCCTTCCCCCTCGCAGTCCCGGGAACCGACGCACTGGATGAAGGCCACCTTTTTGGGCGGCCGGTGATCGGAAGGCCGTACCACGTGGCTTTCCGTGGGGCCGGTGGCGCTGAGCAGCCGCTCAAACTCCAGGCTGGTCACCACATTGGCATAATAACCGTAACCGTATTCGCCGGCCAGGGTGGCATCAAAGAGTTCGTAGCCGGGGGCCAGGACCAGGGAGCCAACCTGGAGTTCCACTACCTTTTCCTGCTGCCAGTGCTCGACGGCCTTTTTCTTGCAGACGGCTTCACACTGGAGACATTCCGAGCAGATGCCGCAGTTCAGGCAGCGTTTGGCCTCTTCTATGGATTCTTCCGGGGTAAAGCCCTGGTAGACTTCCCGGAAATCCCGGATACGCTCTGCTGCCGGGGCCATGGCCTGGATTTTGCGCCGGCCGGGGAAGGGTATAACATTGGGCGGCGGGTCCAGCTTGGGTTCTTTTTCCAGGGAACGGCCGGCAGCCAGGTCTTCGCCCTGCAGGTAGCGCTTAATGGATTCCGCTGCTTCATGGCCGCTGGCTACGGCTTCCACTACCGAGGCGGGCCCGCGGACGACATCGCCGCAGGCAAAGATGCCGGGCACGCCCGTCGCCAGGGTCAGGGGATCGGCGGCGATCAGGCCGCGGTTGGTGGCTATGCTACTATCTTCGCTTAAGAAAGAAAGATCGGCGGCCTGGCCGATGGCCAGGATAATGGTGTCGGCAGCCAGAGTCGTGGTGACTTCCGGGTTATACTGGGGATTAAAACGGCGTTCCGCATCGAAAACCCGGGTACACTGCATTAGTTCAATACCGGTGACCCGGCCTCCTTCGCCCAGGAAACGCCTGGGGCCCCAGGAAGGATGGATGATGACGCCTTCTTCCAGGGCTTCTTCAATCTCCCAGGGGTGGGCCGGCATCTCGGGCCGGGATTCCAGGCAGGCCAGGTGTACTTCCCTGGCCCCCAGGCGCCGGGCCGTCCGGGCCACGTCGATGGCCACATTGCCGCCGCCGATGACGACAACCCTGGCCCCTACTTCGGGCCGGCCGCCCAGGGCGGTTTCCCGCAAGAAAGCCACTCCCGGTAGAATACCCTTTAAATCGGCACCCTCAAGCTTTAACATCCGGCTCTGTTGCAGGCCGGTGGCGATGATAACGGCGTTGTACTGCTTTTGCAGTTCCGCCAGGGTAATATCTCTGCCGACAACGGTATTGGGCACAAACTTAATCCCCAAAGCGAGGATGCGCCCGGTTTCCCGGTCGACTACTTCCAGGGGGAGGCGGTAGCGGGGAATGCCGCCTCGCAGCATGCCGCCGGGCTGGCTCAAGGCGTCGTAAACGGTAACCCGGAAGCCTGCCAGGGCCAGGTCCTGGGCCGCCGTAAGTCCCGCCGGCCCGGCGCCGATGATGGCGACTTTTTCTTGCCTGGCGGGAAGCTCCGGCCTCTGTTCCTTTTCCCGGGCTGCTTCAGCTTCCCAGCCATAGTCATAGGCCGCCCTTTTCAAAGTGGCAATGGCAATGGGGTCGTCAAACTGTCCCCGGTTGCATTCGGTTTCGCAGGGGTGGTGGCAGATGCGGCCGCAGATGCCGGCAAAGGGCATGCGGCGATGGATTACCTCCAGGGCCTCGGCAAATTTGCCCTGGGAGATCAGGGCCACATAACCCTGGGCATTGGTGCCGGCCGGGCAGGCGCTGCGGCAGGGAGGCGTACCCCTTTTGGTAATCAGGTATTTATTGGGTACCGCCTGGGGAAACATCTTGTGAATGGCCTTCCTGCGGCCCATATTCTGGTTGTACTCGTTGGGAACAGACACCGGGCAGACCTGCTCGCAGTCGCCGCAGGCGGTACATTCCTCAATATTAACGTAGCGGGGTTTTTCCCGGATCTGGACGGTAAAATTACCCTTTTCCCCTTCTACTTTCTCCAGGGAGGCGCATGTATACAGGCGGATGTTGGGATGATTAAGGGTATCCGTCATCCGGGGCCCCAGCAGGCACATGGCACATTCATTGGTGGGGAAGGTCTTGTCCAGCTGGGCCATACGACCGCCTATGGAAGAACTTTCTGTCACCAGGTGCACCAGGTAGCCTGCATTAGCCAGGTCAAGGGCCGACTGCATACCGGCAATACCGCCGCCGAGGACCAGGACCGAACCTACGGCCGGGACATTTTCCTGCTTTTCATTCATGGCGTCTCACAACCTTTCTGCTAGGAGGCTACCAGCAATCCCTGCTGCCGTAAAAGGGGCAGGGGATCTACTAAATGTTTCTTTAACCAGGGAGCGGCATCCAGCCCCAGGGCCAGGCCAATGATTTCGGTAATGAAAAAGACGGGTAGAGGTTCTGCTCCGGCCGGCTGGCGGCTGTCCAGGTTAGTCTGGCACAGGGGACAGGCCGTCACTATGGCTGCAGCTCCGGCATAGCGAGCGGCAGCCGTTATTTTGCCCACCAGCTGCTCCACAAGTTGCGGCTGGGGAATGGCGAGACTGGCCCCACAACACTCGTTTTTATGGGTCCAGCCTACCGGAGTGGCACCGCACCGGGCCAGGAGCCGGTCCATCAGCCGGGGCTGCTCGGGATTGGCCTCAAAACTGGCTACTTTCGGCGGCCGGGTCAGCAGGCAACCGTAGTAGGCAGCCAGGGGGAGGCCAGCCAGGCGCTTCTGCAAGCGCTCTTCAAGTAAAGCCTTGATGCGGTCATCGGCCAGCATATCTACGACATGACGCACCTGCACCTCTCCCCGGTATTCCCGTTCCAGGATTTGACCTGCCTGCTGGTTGAGTTCCCGGGCTTCCTGGCTGCCGCCCGCCATAAAGGTCTGGGCCGCTTTTAAGGAGTTATAACAGGCGGCACAGGGTACCAGCAAATCGTTACCGGCAGCCTCAGCCAGGATTAGGTTATGCAGGGGCAAGGCATGGCTCAGGTAACTGTTAAGGGAATGGCCGGAGGTGGCGCCGCAACAGCACCAGTCGCCCAGTTCCTGTAACTCCACTCCCAGGGCTTTAAACACGGCTTCGGTGGAGGCGGAAAATTCAGCCGCCGTCGAGTGCAGGGAACAGCCCGGGTAATAACTTAATTTCATGCCTGTCCCCCCTTTTCCCCTTGCCACAAGGCCCGGAAGCGAGCTTTATTTTTAAGACCTTCGGGTAAAAGCCGTAGTTTACCGCGGCGGAACATTTTCAGCCCCAGGGGGACATCCTGGAAATAGGTGCCTGTTTTCATCTTAAAGGCGATCATCATCCCCAGTTCATGGACCCGGCCTTTGCTTTTAACCGAAGCCAGGAAGGCCTGGTGGAAGGCAGCCACTTCCGGCAGGGCCGGCTGGACTCCTTTAGCCAGGGCCCGCTGCTTCAAAGCGTCGTTAATAGCGGCAATGTCGATGCCGTTGGGACAACGGGAAACACAGGTCCGGCAGGCAGCACATTGCCAGATGGTTTTGCTTTTTAAGAGTTCTTCTTCCAGACCAAGCTGCACAAAGCGTACTACCTGGTGGGGCATCAGGTCCATGGCCATCGTGACCGGACAGCCGGCAGTACATTTATGGCACTGGTAACAACGGCTGACAGGTTGACCCGATTGCCTTGCCACCGGAGCAACAAGCTGGTGGGAAGGTACAATTTGTTGCTCAGCCAATCCCCTTCCTCCTTCCTGCCCTAAAAAGAGAGGACCAGCGTTAAACCATACGCCGGTACCTCTCTCCACTTTACTGCAGTAATTTTCCCCCAGGTATCAACGTATTCCTGTAACGCTGTTCGCTATTGTAACAATTTCATTATTTTAGCTACTCCGTAATAAGCTTCGACGTTGTTGATAAAAATCCTACCTGGTTTTAAACATCTTGACAAAAGAATCACAGTAAACCGTCTGGTTGAGCAAAATTTCTGCTGCTGCCGCCGTTTCCATGAGGGCTTCGTCGCAGGCATCGGCAATGGCGGCATCCAGGCCGCAGGCCATGGCCATGGCCAGGAAAGTCCGGTTGATGAGGGGCCGGTTCTGGCAGTTCTGGGAGACGTTGCTCAAGCCCAGTACGGTCCGGGGGGCCGGGTCGGCCAGCATTTTAATCTGTTGCAGGGTTTTTAAAACCTCCGGGGCGTGATCCTGGGCGACATTGGCCGGGAGAATTAAGGGGTCAATATACAGGTCATCCATGGGCAGGCCGAATTCATCGGCTGCGGCTACCAGTTCCATGGCAAAGGCCAGGCGGGTGTCGCTATCCTTAGGGATGCCGGTTTTATTCATGGTGAGGCCGATGAGAGCGGCACCGTACTCTACGGCCAGGGGGAATAACTTTTCTATTTTTTCCCTTTCGGCACTGGTGGAGTTGATAATAACCCTGTTTTTGGCTTTTTTCAGTCCCGCTTCGATGGCCGCGATATTGGTGGAATCCAGGCACAGGGTTAGACTGCTGGCTTCCTGGGTAACCTCTACCAGCCATTCCATGGCGCTTACTTTATCTTGAACGGCCGGGCCGACATTTAGATCCAGGGCGCGGGCGCCGCCTTCTTCCTGGCGCCGGGCCCATTCCTGCACCGGGGCCGGGTCCCGTTCTTGAATGGCCCGTTTAATGTCATTGAACATGCCGTTAATCCTTTCACCAATGATAAGCATGCTTTTGACCTCCTTCTTAATAAGCGTTGCTGGCCATAAGCTGGTCGATATTTTCCTTGACTTTGGCCACAGCTTCCGGATGGCGCATGAGGAGGATGTGGGCGCCGGCCTGGAGGAGGGCGGTGGCGGTAACTGCTTCCCAGAGGATGCCCCGCTCTACTTCTTTACCCCAGCCGGGGTATTCGCTAACCGGAGCTACAGCTTCCTTGGCCCGCCAGGCCTCATAACCTACCGTACAGATCACCGGCATGGAGAGCATTTTATCGCCCTGGAGGGCCCCCAGGCGGATGCGCTCCATAATCGAGTAGGCGTATTCTATCCCGTAGCCCAGGCCGCCAATGGAAGGATCAATAACAATGTGGTCCAGGCCCAGGTTCATTTCGTTGATGAGGATGTTGAGCTGCTTGCAGATATTAATATCCAGGGGCGAGCGGGCAATAATGTTGTGCTTGTGCACCATGCAGGCCGCCGTAAGGGATTTGTAGTTATCCTGCTCGGCGTTACCCAGGAGCAGGTTTTCCCCTGCAGCCGTTTCGGCTACTGCCTCCAGGACGTCGTGATCCTTCTCCACGTCGTCGCAGCCGACGACAATCAGGGGAACACCAACAGCCTGCAGGACTTCCTTGACGGTAGCCACACACTGGTCTACCGAGCGGTTGGCCCCTTCGGGATCGGCACCGTCTAGTTTCAGGTAAATAAGGTCGGCACCGTATTCGGCCACGCATTTTTGCGCCCAGCGGCCGGGCTCATTAATTACATCATTAAAGGGATCCTTCAACACTTCCGGCCAGTCGGGAACGATATCCTGGACTTCCATGGCAATAACGGGACGGCTAATCTCTCCTTCAAAATGGTGGAAGGGAAGGGCAGCATCGCCGCCGACAACAATGGTATGGCTGCGGGTACCGCCCTGCTCTTTGGTGGCACCCAGGACAACTTTTTGTACCGTTGCGCGGCTACGATCACGTAAAATCTGGACGGCCATGAAAAACACTCCTTCCATAAATTGTTAAATACGGCACCTGCTCAGGATGTCATTGACTGCCTGGACGGCCGGGGCTTCTGCCGGTAGCTCAAAAAGGGGTTTGCCGTAAGTGTCAAAAGCGACGACCTGTTCATCATAGGGAATAGTCCCGCCCAAGGGCAATCCCGTCCGCTCGATCTCTTCCTGGAGGGGCCCCTGGTCCCCGGTGGTTTTGGTTACTATCAGGTACATATTGGGAATAGCCAGCTGCAGTTCCTGGACCAGTTCCTGTACCCTACCGGCGGAACGAATCCCCCGCACGGAGGCGTCGCTGATGACGAAGAGGTCCTTCACATTCTGGATAACCCGCCGGCTGATATGCTCCAGGCCGGCTTCACTGTCAATGACCATATAGTCGTAGCTGGCGCTTAAGGTTTCCAGGTGCTTGCGCAAGAGGTCATTAGGATAACAGTAACAGCCCGGACCCTGGGGCCGGCCCATGGTTAATAGATCAAAGTCCCTCGTTTCCACCAGGGCCTGGGCCAGCTGGTACTGGATGAACATATCCTTGCTCATGCCCGCGGGGATGGCCCGCGGGTTTTTGGTGGCCTCGAGGATATCAGCAATAACGGTATCGACTTTAACGCCCAGGGCTTCGTTTAAATTGGCGTTGGGGTCGGCATCCACGGCCAGGATGCTCCCCTTTTTCTTCTCAACTAGATAGCGTATCAACAGGGCGGCAAAGGTGGTCTTTCCTGTACCCCCTTTACCGGCAACGGCAATATGGCGGGCCACTAGCCTTCCCTCCTTTGCGGGCTGGTCCCACCGGTTACGGAGGGAAAGAGTTCCAGCTGGGTATGGGGCAGGAACAGGGCCGAGACAAATTCCTCCATAAAGAGGTTGCCGGCGGAAAGCTCCAGGTAGGTCATCTTGTGGCCCAGTTCCAGGGCTTCCTGCCAGGCCGGCCGGGAAAGGAGGGCCAGTTCGGCACCTTTGAGGGAAGTGTTGCCGGCAAAGACGTATTTTTCCGCCGGTAAATCGGGTAAGAGGCCGATTTCAACGGCATTGGGAACGTGCAGGTAATTGCCGAAACCGCCGGCAATGATAATCCTGTCGACTGCTTCCAGTTCCAGGGAGACGGTCTTTAACAGGCTCTGGATGCCGGCAAAGACGGCTCCCTTGGAGCGGATGAGATTTTTGATGTCGGCGGCGGTAATGA includes:
- a CDS encoding FAD-dependent oxidoreductase; this translates as MNEKQENVPAVGSVLVLGGGIAGMQSALDLANAGYLVHLVTESSSIGGRMAQLDKTFPTNECAMCLLGPRMTDTLNHPNIRLYTCASLEKVEGEKGNFTVQIREKPRYVNIEECTACGDCEQVCPVSVPNEYNQNMGRRKAIHKMFPQAVPNKYLITKRGTPPCRSACPAGTNAQGYVALISQGKFAEALEVIHRRMPFAGICGRICHHPCETECNRGQFDDPIAIATLKRAAYDYGWEAEAAREKEQRPELPARQEKVAIIGAGPAGLTAAQDLALAGFRVTVYDALSQPGGMLRGGIPRYRLPLEVVDRETGRILALGIKFVPNTVVGRDITLAELQKQYNAVIIATGLQQSRMLKLEGADLKGILPGVAFLRETALGGRPEVGARVVVIGGGNVAIDVARTARRLGAREVHLACLESRPEMPAHPWEIEEALEEGVIIHPSWGPRRFLGEGGRVTGIELMQCTRVFDAERRFNPQYNPEVTTTLAADTIILAIGQAADLSFLSEDSSIATNRGLIAADPLTLATGVPGIFACGDVVRGPASVVEAVASGHEAAESIKRYLQGEDLAAGRSLEKEPKLDPPPNVIPFPGRRKIQAMAPAAERIRDFREVYQGFTPEESIEEAKRCLNCGICSECLQCEAVCKKKAVEHWQQEKVVELQVGSLVLAPGYELFDATLAGEYGYGYYANVVTSLEFERLLSATGPTESHVVRPSDHRPPKKVAFIQCVGSRDCEGEGSPYCSAICCMYSTKEAIIAREHDANIEPTIFYLDIRAYGKNFDRYVEAAKAAGVRYVRAMISRVEEDPQTRNLTIQYYADGRIIREEFDMVVLAVGVRPPAGAEKLAAVAGIELNPYGFARTLPLQPVATTRPGVYVAGVFQGPRDIPETVVNASAAASLAGAAIAPGRNTLVTPKEYPPERDVSREEPRVGVFICHCGINIAGVVDVKAVVEAAAKLPGVVHAEDNLYTCSQDTLKKIKDAIQEYNLNRVVVASCTIRTHQPLFREALREAGLNQFYFEMANIRDQCSWVHRNEPASATLKAIDLVRMAVAKVKRHEALHLQPVPVVQKALIIGGGIAGLTAALNIAEQGFDAIIVEREAELGGQVRHLRTTLEGEDLQALLKDLIAKVQASPRIQVYTGARLEDFGGHQGHFTTTISLGEPGKEHLRRTLQLEHGVVIVATGSQELKTGAYLYGQDERVVTNTQLEQALADGSWNAEKNKQVVFIQCVGSRDGERPYCSRTCCAQTIKNALAIKARNPEATIYVLYRDIRTYAFMEDYYRQAREQGVLFIHFEPEKPPEVRRRDIGLLEVLVKDPDSGKDLVLWPDQLVLATGAVAPDGVEKLATMLKLPLNEDKFYVETHAKLAPIDFPSAGIFLCGAGHAPKFASEAIAQAEGAVARACTILSRENLMVGGVVAVVDANKCAACLTCVRVCPYSVPRINERNVAEINAVQCMGCGTCAGECPAKAIQLQFYKDDQLLAKVAGLFGEV
- a CDS encoding CoB--CoM heterodisulfide reductase iron-sulfur subunit B family protein, producing MKLSYYPGCSLHSTAAEFSASTEAVFKALGVELQELGDWCCCGATSGHSLNSYLSHALPLHNLILAEAAGNDLLVPCAACYNSLKAAQTFMAGGSQEARELNQQAGQILEREYRGEVQVRHVVDMLADDRIKALLEERLQKRLAGLPLAAYYGCLLTRPPKVASFEANPEQPRLMDRLLARCGATPVGWTHKNECCGASLAIPQPQLVEQLVGKITAAARYAGAAAIVTACPLCQTNLDSRQPAGAEPLPVFFITEIIGLALGLDAAPWLKKHLVDPLPLLRQQGLLVAS
- a CDS encoding 4Fe-4S dicluster domain-containing protein; amino-acid sequence: MAEQQIVPSHQLVAPVARQSGQPVSRCYQCHKCTAGCPVTMAMDLMPHQVVRFVQLGLEEELLKSKTIWQCAACRTCVSRCPNGIDIAAINDALKQRALAKGVQPALPEVAAFHQAFLASVKSKGRVHELGMMIAFKMKTGTYFQDVPLGLKMFRRGKLRLLPEGLKNKARFRALWQGEKGGQA
- a CDS encoding methyltetrahydrofolate cobalamin methyltransferase; the protein is MLIIGERINGMFNDIKRAIQERDPAPVQEWARRQEEGGARALDLNVGPAVQDKVSAMEWLVEVTQEASSLTLCLDSTNIAAIEAGLKKAKNRVIINSTSAEREKIEKLFPLAVEYGAALIGLTMNKTGIPKDSDTRLAFAMELVAAADEFGLPMDDLYIDPLILPANVAQDHAPEVLKTLQQIKMLADPAPRTVLGLSNVSQNCQNRPLINRTFLAMAMACGLDAAIADACDEALMETAAAAEILLNQTVYCDSFVKMFKTR
- a CDS encoding acetyl-CoA decarbonylase/synthase complex subunit delta; this encodes MAVQILRDRSRATVQKVVLGATKEQGGTRSHTIVVGGDAALPFHHFEGEISRPVIAMEVQDIVPDWPEVLKDPFNDVINEPGRWAQKCVAEYGADLIYLKLDGADPEGANRSVDQCVATVKEVLQAVGVPLIVVGCDDVEKDHDVLEAVAETAAGENLLLGNAEQDNYKSLTAACMVHKHNIIARSPLDINICKQLNILINEMNLGLDHIVIDPSIGGLGYGIEYAYSIMERIRLGALQGDKMLSMPVICTVGYEAWRAKEAVAPVSEYPGWGKEVERGILWEAVTATALLQAGAHILLMRHPEAVAKVKENIDQLMASNAY
- a CDS encoding AAA family ATPase, with the protein product MARHIAVAGKGGTGKTTFAALLIRYLVEKKKGSILAVDADPNANLNEALGVKVDTVIADILEATKNPRAIPAGMSKDMFIQYQLAQALVETRDFDLLTMGRPQGPGCYCYPNDLLRKHLETLSASYDYMVIDSEAGLEHISRRVIQNVKDLFVISDASVRGIRSAGRVQELVQELQLAIPNMYLIVTKTTGDQGPLQEEIERTGLPLGGTIPYDEQVVAFDTYGKPLFELPAEAPAVQAVNDILSRCRI